From the genome of Anomalospiza imberbis isolate Cuckoo-Finch-1a 21T00152 unplaced genomic scaffold, ASM3175350v1 scaffold_764, whole genome shotgun sequence, one region includes:
- the MEIOSIN gene encoding meiosis initiator protein, with protein MFCRVNRREYMSAIPGLTSTAATRDLAQLWRSLSPEERRPYCRRARRFSLQHDRMVRPDRGGDGDGDSDGDSAAAPLRLLLAARAEPGDGV; from the exons ATGTTCTGCCGTGTGAACCGCCGCGAGTACATgag CGCCATCCCCGGCCTCACCTCCACGGCGGCCACGCGGGACCTGGCCCAGCTCTGGCGCAGCCTCAGCCCCGAGGAGCGCCGCCcctactg CCGGCGCGCGCGGCGCTTCAGCCTCCAGCACGACCGGATGGTGCGGCCGGACCGCGGCGGCGACGGCGACGGCGACAGCGACGGCGACAGCGCGGCCGCGCCCCTGCGGCTGCTGCTGGCGGCACGCGCGGAGCCCGGGGACGGCGTgtga